One region of Triticum aestivum cultivar Chinese Spring chromosome 6B, IWGSC CS RefSeq v2.1, whole genome shotgun sequence genomic DNA includes:
- the LOC123133195 gene encoding putrescine hydroxycinnamoyltransferase 1-like, with protein sequence MAGEEEVQVVESCFVTPAVDTPSRAIRLSPFDLMLASRGYTPLVHFYRRPETSGDDFFNVSRLKTALGKALVPFYPLAGRLRAGGDGRLEIDCNGKGMLFLVAQSRLTMDDFTDFKPSSKQRRLFVPHVSDSDGLLWATQVTFLKCGGVVLGSAIHHAAMDGSVVFHFFRTWSAFSRNGDRAMVNLPYHDRSRLCARDPPVVHPDALSIFSPKINLPPQPGPVVNVVVSFTLAKDQLSTLKRISGGDGVSTFSAMSAHLWQCMCLARQLPPDATTQLMFSANIRRIMRPPLPGGYFGNAIINLSVGDKAYAIASRELSYIARRIQDIHRRVNDDLVHSAIDYLELAKRDDERPAIGNLPVTDIRVVSWLGMPSYDADFSWGRPLAMFHAEPNRGGFVHLIDSPQGDGSVRIIMSIEAAILSELKRLLYAKLNNKLYSKF encoded by the exons atggccggcgaggaggaggtgcAGGTGGTGGAGTCCTGCTTTGTGACGCCGGCGGTGGACACGCCGAGCAGGGCGATCCGGCTCTCGCCGTTCGACCTCATGCTAGCCAGCAGAGGCTACACCCCACTCGTCCACTTCTACCGCCGACCAGAAACCTCCGGCGACGACTTCTTCAACGTGAGCAGGTTGAAGACGGCGTTGGGCAAGGCGCTTGTGCCCTTCTACCCCCTGGCCGGCCGCTTGagggcgggcggcgacggcagGTTGGAGATCGACTGCAACGGCAAGGGCATGCTCTTCCTCGTGGCTCAGTCTCGTCTAACCATGGATGACTTCACCGACTTCAAGCCATCATCAAAGCAGAGAAGGCTGTTTGTTCCTCACGTCAGCGACTCAGATGGCCTCTTATGGGCAACCCAG GTGACATTCTTAAAGTGTGGTGGGGTGGTCTTAGGGTCGGCAATCCATCATGCTGCTATGGATGGATCTGTTGTATTCCACTTCTTCAGGACATGGTCAGCTTTCTCCAGAAACGGCGACCGGGCTATGGTGAACCTCCCCTACCATGACCGCTCGCGCTTGTGTGCGCGTGATCCACCTGTTGTTCATCCCGACGCACTTTCCATTTTTAGCCCCAAGATAAACCTTCCCCCGCAGCCAGGGCCAGTCGTCAACGTGGTTGTGTCCTTCACCCTTGCCAAGGACCAACTTTCCACTCTCAAGCGCATATCCGGTGGCGATGGCGTGAGCACCTTCAGTGCCATGAGCGCCCACCTGTGGCAATGCATGTGTTTAGCCCGGCAGCTACCCCCGGATGCTACGACGCAGCTTATGTTCTCGGCCAACATCCGCCGCATCATGAGGCCACCTCTCCCAGGCGGCTACTTCGGCAACGCCATAATAAACCTAAGTGTCGGCGACAAAGCGTATGCCATCGCCTCACGTGAGCTGAGCTACATCGCGCGGCGAATTCAAGACATCCACAGACGGGTGAACGACGACCTAGTGCATTCGGCGATCGACTACCTGGAGCTAGCAAAGAGGGACGACGAGCGCCCGGCTATAGGCAATTTGCCAGTGACTGACATTAGAGTTGTCAGCTGGCTTGGCATGCCGTCGTACGATGCGGATTTCAGCTGGGGAAGGCCATTGGCTATGTTCCATGCTGAACCAAACCGCGGAGGTTTTGTTCACCTGATTGACAGCCCACAGGGTGATGGCAGTGTGCGCATCATCATGTCTATAGAGGCTGCAATTCTCAGTGAGTTGAAGCGTTTGCTGTATGCCAAATTGAACAACAAGTTGTATTCTAAGTTTTAA